Proteins from a genomic interval of Clostridium scatologenes:
- a CDS encoding UPF0182 family protein, protein MKRKLIFITTIFIIFLGLFSVGKIVNFIVNIEWFKEVGYLSIYFTKIIAVFKLMIPMFLISFIGIWIYYKSLRLSIIKFKKVVEVNARKNIIERKVFFIINTIISFIISYVFASTYWYRILQFTNSVKFNIKDPIFNFDVSFYVFKLPLIESIYAEIVILLIFLIIVTLITYFMLSARDRIYSRKNFKNKFSNVSIFNNGLTRFAGKQLAIVSFLIMICVSLGYILKSINLVYSNRGVAFGASYTDTHITLLFYKVIVVVALIAAIIIFWSVITSKGKLIIMSISVIVSLIVIEGFVSNGVQNFLVKSNEKTLEQPYIKYDIDYTRKAFNINNIDAKPFEVKENLTEENIKDNKDTIDNIRINSVKPALEFYNQVQNIRYYYTFSDINVDRYNINGKISQVFVASREINSKSLEPNTWQNRHLVYTHGYGVVMSKVNTVTSEGQPDFLIKNIPPENTSNIKLKDPRIYFGEKTGDYAIVNTKISEFDYPKGGNNQTNNYNGSAGIKMTLLNRIFFAANEKDLNFILSRDITNESKILINRNIVDRTKKIAPFLKYDSDPYIVISNGKLYWILDAYTTSDRYPFSQPQDNINYIRNSVKVVIDASDGTTNFYMMDKNDPIILSYSKIFPGLFKDLGTLSDDIKQHFRYPEDLFKIQCSVLGKYHMTDPGVFYNGEDLWEVAKNQKQIDGQKDTMESPYVVMKLPNEKNEEMILLQYFNMKNKDNMVALFGARMDKDNYGKMVLYKFPPEKTIYSPYLFKQKINQDTTISQELALWNKNGSQVQFGDTMIVPINNSLLYIEPMYLRASGKSSIPEMKRVIVSYGDKIILSENVEAALQQVFNYKNENKNDESSSNKTSEDTTKKVQDIKTVKELYDKAVEAQKGGDWAKYGEYIKQLGEKINQLEK, encoded by the coding sequence ATGAAAAGAAAACTAATTTTTATTACAACTATATTTATAATATTTTTAGGTCTTTTTTCTGTAGGAAAGATTGTAAATTTTATAGTAAATATAGAATGGTTTAAGGAAGTAGGATATTTATCTATATACTTTACTAAAATAATAGCAGTTTTTAAACTTATGATACCTATGTTTTTAATTAGTTTTATAGGTATATGGATATATTATAAAAGTTTAAGACTTAGCATTATTAAATTTAAGAAGGTTGTGGAGGTAAATGCTAGAAAAAATATTATTGAAAGAAAAGTATTTTTTATAATTAATACAATAATATCTTTTATAATATCTTATGTATTTGCTTCAACTTATTGGTACAGGATATTACAATTTACCAATTCAGTAAAATTCAATATAAAGGATCCTATTTTTAATTTCGACGTATCTTTTTATGTATTTAAACTTCCTTTAATAGAGTCTATATATGCTGAAATAGTTATTTTGCTTATATTTTTGATAATTGTTACTTTGATAACTTATTTTATGTTAAGTGCTAGAGATAGAATTTATTCAAGAAAAAATTTTAAAAATAAGTTTAGTAATGTAAGTATTTTTAATAATGGACTTACTAGATTTGCAGGTAAACAATTAGCAATTGTTTCTTTCCTTATAATGATATGTGTTTCTTTAGGGTACATATTGAAATCTATTAATTTAGTTTATAGTAATAGAGGCGTTGCATTTGGTGCTAGTTATACAGATACTCATATAACATTGTTATTTTATAAGGTTATTGTAGTAGTAGCACTTATTGCAGCTATAATTATTTTTTGGAGTGTGATTACCTCAAAGGGAAAACTCATAATAATGTCCATTTCTGTAATAGTTAGTTTAATTGTAATAGAAGGATTTGTATCTAACGGGGTACAAAATTTTCTTGTAAAATCAAATGAAAAAACTTTGGAGCAACCTTATATAAAATATGATATAGATTATACAAGAAAAGCTTTCAATATTAACAATATTGATGCAAAACCTTTTGAAGTAAAAGAAAACTTAACTGAAGAAAATATAAAGGATAACAAGGATACTATAGATAACATAAGAATAAATTCTGTTAAACCTGCATTAGAATTTTATAATCAAGTTCAAAATATAAGATATTATTATACATTTAGTGATATAAATGTAGATAGATATAATATAAATGGTAAGATTAGTCAGGTATTTGTAGCCTCAAGAGAAATTAATAGTAAATCATTAGAACCTAACACATGGCAAAATCGACATTTAGTATATACGCATGGATATGGCGTAGTAATGAGTAAAGTAAATACAGTAACATCAGAGGGGCAGCCTGATTTTCTAATAAAGAATATACCTCCTGAAAATACTAGTAATATTAAACTTAAAGATCCAAGAATATATTTTGGAGAAAAAACAGGCGATTATGCTATAGTAAATACTAAAATAAGCGAATTTGACTATCCTAAAGGTGGAAATAATCAAACTAATAATTATAACGGTTCTGCAGGTATAAAAATGACATTGTTAAATAGGATATTTTTTGCAGCTAATGAAAAAGATTTAAATTTTATTCTATCTAGGGATATAACAAATGAAAGTAAAATTCTTATAAATAGGAATATAGTTGATAGAACCAAAAAAATAGCCCCATTTTTAAAGTATGATTCAGATCCATATATTGTTATAAGTAATGGAAAACTCTATTGGATTTTGGATGCATATACAACTTCTGATAGGTATCCTTTTTCTCAACCACAAGATAACATTAATTATATAAGGAATTCTGTTAAAGTAGTAATAGATGCATCGGATGGAACAACAAATTTTTATATGATGGACAAGAATGATCCTATTATTTTAAGTTATTCTAAAATATTTCCTGGGCTATTTAAGGATTTAGGAACTTTATCTGATGATATAAAACAGCATTTTAGATATCCAGAAGATTTATTCAAGATTCAATGTAGTGTGCTAGGAAAATATCATATGACTGATCCAGGAGTTTTTTATAATGGAGAAGATTTATGGGAAGTAGCAAAGAATCAAAAGCAGATAGATGGACAAAAGGATACAATGGAATCACCGTATGTAGTCATGAAGCTTCCAAATGAGAAAAATGAAGAGATGATTCTTTTACAATATTTTAATATGAAAAATAAAGATAATATGGTAGCTTTATTTGGTGCTAGAATGGATAAAGATAATTACGGTAAAATGGTATTGTATAAGTTTCCGCCTGAAAAAACTATATATAGCCCATATTTATTTAAACAAAAGATAAATCAAGATACTACAATATCTCAAGAATTGGCTTTATGGAATAAGAATGGATCTCAAGTGCAGTTTGGAGATACAATGATAGTTCCAATAAATAATTCATTATTATATATAGAACCTATGTATTTAAGAGCTAGTGGTAAAAGTAGTATACCAGAAATGAAAAGAGTTATAGTTTCTTATGGAGATAAAATAATTTTATCAGAAAATGTAGAAGCTGCTCTTCAACAAGTATTTAATTATAAGAATGAAAATAAAAATGATGAATCAAGTAGCAATAAAACTTCGGAGGATACTACTAAAAAAGTGCAAGATATAAAGACAGTTAAAGAATTATATGATAAAGCCGTAGAAGCACAAAAAGGTGGAGATTGGGCTAAATATGGTGAATATATAAAACAACTGGGAGAAAAAATAAATCAATTAGAAAAGTAA
- a CDS encoding DUF362 domain-containing protein, which translates to MEKVALLKCETYDVDIIEKKLREGFDLLGGDSFLRDLIPYNSKVLLKPNMLSIEQAGSPVITNVNVFESVIRIVKDYSSNISFGDSPGFGDSNKAAERSGLLEVAQKYNVKFEDFKESVHTKLDNSILCKSWTIAKAPYESDVLITLPKLKTHAMAYYTGAVKNQFGCIPGTLKATWHTRMPNANNFCKMLLDLNTLVNTSFAILDGIIAMEGNGPKSGKPKKMNTLIMGKSLTAVDSIATKLIGYDNPLDIPVLKEAFDNNWGEVFEKNIQVLGEKVNDMIAKDFELCREGGNFYFISPKVTNFLRDLIAPDPVVIKEKCIGCSRCSEVCPEKPKVIKMIEKEGKKYPMWNMKQCIRCFCCQELCPCGAIETKYSTLGKILRMNKR; encoded by the coding sequence ATGGAAAAAGTAGCACTATTAAAATGTGAAACTTATGATGTAGATATTATAGAAAAAAAATTAAGAGAAGGTTTTGATTTATTGGGTGGTGATAGTTTTTTAAGAGATCTTATACCTTATAATAGTAAAGTTTTATTAAAGCCTAATATGTTATCTATAGAGCAAGCAGGTTCACCTGTAATTACAAATGTTAATGTATTTGAATCTGTGATAAGGATCGTAAAAGATTATTCTTCGAATATATCATTTGGTGATTCACCTGGATTTGGGGACTCTAATAAAGCAGCTGAAAGATCAGGACTTTTAGAAGTAGCACAAAAATATAATGTAAAGTTTGAAGATTTCAAAGAATCTGTACATACAAAATTGGATAATTCTATATTATGTAAATCGTGGACAATAGCTAAAGCTCCTTATGAAAGTGATGTACTTATAACTTTACCTAAATTAAAGACTCATGCAATGGCTTATTATACTGGAGCTGTAAAAAATCAATTTGGATGTATACCAGGTACTTTAAAAGCTACATGGCATACTAGAATGCCAAATGCTAATAATTTTTGCAAAATGCTTTTGGATTTGAATACATTAGTTAATACAAGCTTTGCTATATTAGATGGCATTATTGCTATGGAGGGAAATGGTCCTAAGAGTGGAAAACCCAAAAAAATGAATACATTAATTATGGGAAAAAGTCTAACTGCAGTTGATTCTATTGCAACAAAGTTGATAGGATATGATAATCCATTGGATATACCAGTGTTAAAAGAAGCATTTGATAATAATTGGGGAGAGGTTTTTGAAAAAAATATACAGGTTTTGGGTGAAAAAGTTAATGATATGATAGCAAAAGATTTTGAACTTTGCAGGGAAGGAGGAAATTTTTATTTTATAAGCCCTAAGGTTACTAATTTCTTAAGAGATCTAATTGCACCAGACCCTGTTGTTATAAAAGAAAAGTGTATTGGGTGTTCTAGATGTTCAGAAGTATGTCCAGAAAAACCAAAAGTAATAAAAATGATTGAAAAAGAAGGAAAAAAGTATCCTATGTGGAATATGAAACAATGTATAAGATGTTTTTGTTGTCAAGAATTATGTCCTTGTGGTGCAATAGAAACTAAATATTCAACTCTTGGAAAAATATTAAGGATGAATAAGAGGTGA
- a CDS encoding transcription repressor NadR encodes MNSKERRTYIEEILKKSNNPEKGHELAEKLGVTRQIIVKDIAILRAEGKKIIATPEGYLMPKEQKSIVKRVMAFSHKTENIEDELKVIIKFGGIIEDVIVEHPLYGEIRGMLMIKTFYDVENFIKKINKYKAEPLLILTGGVHLHTVVAENEEIIENMIKELKEKGYLISD; translated from the coding sequence ATGAATTCAAAAGAAAGAAGAACGTATATAGAAGAAATACTAAAAAAAAGCAATAACCCCGAAAAAGGGCATGAATTGGCCGAAAAATTAGGAGTAACAAGACAAATAATAGTAAAAGATATAGCTATATTGAGAGCAGAGGGTAAAAAAATTATAGCTACACCTGAAGGATATTTAATGCCTAAGGAACAAAAAAGCATAGTAAAAAGGGTTATGGCTTTTTCGCATAAAACTGAAAATATAGAAGATGAACTTAAAGTTATAATTAAATTTGGTGGCATAATAGAAGATGTTATTGTAGAACATCCCTTATATGGAGAAATAAGGGGAATGCTTATGATAAAAACGTTTTATGATGTAGAGAATTTTATAAAGAAGATAAATAAATATAAGGCAGAACCTCTTCTAATTTTAACAGGAGGTGTTCATTTGCATACTGTAGTAGCAGAAAATGAGGAAATAATAGAAAATATGATTAAAGAATTAAAAGAAAAAGGATATTTAATATCAGATTAA
- a CDS encoding HDIG domain-containing metalloprotein produces the protein MIFYRIKQFYWAINSKLNDKDIKFLKSNLNSQELDLFFRLSVNEQKHSINVAYDVERVCKVQNVNSKVILKASLLHDIGKCVKKLTIIDKSLIVIADKISKGHLKKFCNFKKIYVYYNHGIIGYEMLKKYNYNDRILYLIKNHHNNEVKEDSELNILKMCDSRN, from the coding sequence ATGATTTTTTATAGAATAAAGCAATTCTACTGGGCCATAAATTCAAAGTTAAATGATAAAGATATAAAGTTTTTAAAAAGTAATCTAAATTCTCAGGAATTAGATTTGTTTTTTAGATTATCTGTGAATGAACAAAAACACTCTATTAATGTAGCTTATGATGTAGAAAGAGTTTGTAAAGTTCAAAATGTAAATTCTAAAGTTATTTTAAAAGCTTCATTATTACATGATATAGGGAAATGTGTCAAAAAATTAACAATAATAGATAAATCACTTATTGTCATAGCAGATAAAATATCTAAAGGGCATTTGAAAAAATTTTGCAATTTTAAAAAAATATATGTTTATTATAATCATGGAATAATAGGTTATGAAATGTTAAAAAAATATAATTACAATGATAGAATATTATATTTAATTAAAAATCACCATAACAATGAAGTGAAAGAAGATAGTGAATTAAATATATTAAAAATGTGTGATAGCAGAAATTAA